Proteins encoded within one genomic window of Ottowia sp. SB7-C50:
- a CDS encoding FAD-dependent monooxygenase — MTTQQLLIAGGGIGGLAAALAVARAGWEVRLYERAAEFSEVGAGVQLGPNVMRILQAWGLGDELRAVAAFPDRLQVRNATSGADLGALALGATAQQRYGAPYATVHRADLHRVLCMAAGSQPNVHLNLDHWLASYADDGKAVTLSTVAGQQIEGDALLGADGVWSRVRQQLLNDGPPRVTGHLAYRTMLRQSALPAALRTTQVTAWLGPRLHVVQYPVRRGEWMNVVAIVHGDPPADAQGWDHGANAIDLQRAMQAHGDICAPLRELIAAVPDATVNDHAWRLWALADRPPVEGADQMARGLVALAGDAAHPMRPYLAQGAGMAIEDAAELARALAMDAVDVPTRLKRYALARWQRCARVQARSIRNGRIFHSTGLVRLGRDASIRLLGERILDVPWLYAG, encoded by the coding sequence ATGACGACACAACAGCTTCTGATTGCCGGTGGCGGCATTGGCGGACTGGCGGCGGCACTGGCGGTGGCGCGCGCGGGGTGGGAAGTACGCCTGTACGAGCGCGCGGCCGAATTCAGCGAGGTGGGCGCGGGCGTGCAGCTGGGCCCCAATGTCATGCGCATCCTGCAGGCCTGGGGCCTGGGCGACGAGTTGCGCGCCGTGGCCGCGTTTCCTGATCGGCTGCAGGTGCGCAATGCCACCAGCGGCGCCGACCTGGGCGCGCTGGCGCTGGGCGCCACCGCGCAGCAACGCTATGGCGCGCCTTACGCCACGGTGCACCGCGCCGATCTGCACCGCGTGCTGTGCATGGCCGCGGGCAGCCAGCCCAACGTGCACCTCAACCTGGACCATTGGCTGGCCAGCTACGCCGACGACGGCAAGGCTGTCACGCTCAGCACCGTGGCGGGGCAGCAGATCGAAGGCGACGCGCTGCTGGGCGCGGACGGCGTGTGGAGCCGTGTGCGCCAGCAGTTGCTGAACGACGGCCCGCCGCGCGTGACCGGCCACCTGGCCTACCGGACCATGCTGCGCCAGTCGGCGCTGCCCGCCGCGCTGCGCACCACGCAGGTCACCGCCTGGCTCGGCCCGCGCCTGCACGTGGTGCAGTACCCCGTGCGGCGGGGCGAGTGGATGAACGTGGTCGCCATCGTCCATGGCGACCCGCCGGCCGACGCGCAGGGCTGGGACCACGGCGCCAACGCCATCGACCTGCAGCGCGCCATGCAGGCGCACGGCGACATCTGCGCGCCGCTGCGCGAACTGATCGCTGCCGTGCCCGACGCCACCGTGAACGACCACGCCTGGCGCCTGTGGGCGCTGGCCGACCGGCCGCCGGTCGAAGGCGCCGACCAGATGGCGCGCGGCCTGGTGGCGCTGGCGGGCGACGCCGCCCACCCCATGCGCCCGTACCTGGCCCAGGGCGCCGGCATGGCCATCGAAGACGCGGCCGAACTGGCCCGCGCGCTGGCCATGGACGCCGTGGACGTGCCCACGCGCCTCAAGCGCTACGCGCTGGCGCGCTGGCAGCGCTGCGCACGCGTGCAGGCGCGCTCGATCCGCAACGGCCGCATCTTCCATTCGACCGGGCTGGTGCGCCTGGGGCGCGATGCGTCCATCCGCCTGCTGGGCGAGCGGATTCTGGACGTGCCTTGGCTGTACGCGGGGTGA
- a CDS encoding LysE/ArgO family amino acid transporter, which produces MFTIGSPFLTGFTLSLSLIVAIGAQNAFVLRQGLRREHVGAVVAVCAGLDVALMAGGVFGLGALVQSSPRALTVIAWAGAAALAFYGLQALRRALVPGRLIASGAGQGASRAQVVRQVLAISLLNPHVYMDTVVLVGAVGAGQPAALRPVFLAGAGAASALWFAALGYGARLLTPLFARPAAWRVLDLAVAALMFGIAWQLLARQLS; this is translated from the coding sequence ATGTTCACGATCGGCAGTCCCTTCCTCACCGGCTTCACCCTCAGCCTCTCCCTCATCGTCGCCATTGGCGCGCAAAACGCCTTCGTGCTGCGCCAGGGGCTGCGGCGCGAGCATGTCGGGGCGGTGGTGGCGGTGTGCGCGGGCTTGGATGTGGCGCTGATGGCCGGTGGCGTGTTCGGCTTGGGCGCACTGGTGCAGTCGTCGCCGCGCGCGTTGACCGTGATCGCCTGGGCCGGCGCAGCGGCGCTGGCGTTCTATGGCCTGCAGGCCTTGCGGCGCGCGCTGGTGCCGGGGCGGTTGATCGCGTCGGGTGCGGGGCAGGGCGCGTCGCGCGCGCAGGTGGTGCGGCAGGTGCTGGCCATCAGCCTGCTCAACCCGCACGTCTACATGGACACCGTGGTGCTGGTGGGCGCCGTGGGCGCGGGACAGCCTGCGGCGCTGCGGCCGGTGTTTCTGGCCGGGGCGGGCGCGGCCAGTGCGCTGTGGTTTGCGGCACTGGGCTACGGCGCGCGGCTGTTGACGCCGTTGTTCGCGCGGCCGGCGGCGTGGCGCGTGCTGGATCTGGCGGTGGCGGCGCTGATGTTCGGCATCGCCTGGCAACTGCTGGCGCGGCAGCTGTCTTGA
- a CDS encoding macro domain-containing protein has protein sequence MIREVEGDILLSDAQVIAHGIATHDPFDSGLALALRERFPSMVKDYRHAMHARQPDTGEVWAWGGVNEDGSVRGIVNLLTQGMQSQAKSARPVKAKLEDVNRALRELAALVRKDGIKSVALPRLATGVGALDWADVKPLIQQHLGDLGVPVLVYEVYRKDQKADEKLA, from the coding sequence ATGATCCGTGAAGTCGAAGGCGACATTCTGTTGAGCGACGCTCAGGTCATCGCCCACGGCATTGCCACGCACGACCCGTTTGATTCCGGTCTGGCGCTGGCACTGCGCGAACGCTTTCCGTCCATGGTCAAGGACTACCGCCACGCCATGCACGCCCGCCAGCCTGATACGGGCGAAGTCTGGGCCTGGGGCGGCGTCAACGAAGACGGCAGTGTGCGCGGCATCGTCAACCTGCTGACCCAGGGCATGCAAAGCCAGGCCAAGTCGGCGCGCCCGGTCAAGGCCAAGCTGGAAGACGTGAACCGCGCCCTGCGCGAGCTGGCCGCGCTGGTGCGCAAGGACGGCATCAAGAGCGTGGCGCTGCCGCGCCTGGCCACGGGCGTGGGCGCGCTGGACTGGGCCGACGTCAAGCCGCTGATCCAGCAGCACCTGGGCGACCTGGGCGTGCCCGTGCTGGTGTACGAGGTGTACCGCAAGGACCAGAAGGCGGACGAAAAGCTCGCCTGA
- the yegQ gene encoding tRNA 5-hydroxyuridine modification protein YegQ, with the protein MTLKSPELLLPAGSLDKMRAAYDFGADAVYAGQPRYSLRARNNEFRLEQIATGIAEAHARGKKFFVTSNLIAHNDKLRTYLRDLEPVVALKPDALIMADAGLIMLVREKWPHIPIHLSVQANTTNWAAVKFWQNMGVARIILSRELSLAEVEQIRQECPDMELEVFVHGALCIAYSGRCLLSGYFNRRDPNQGTCTNACRWNYKTMDADVDPNTGEALARGDRLAGFSFSGEQEQAEQSTCGNGQRHPAADKVYLIEEEGRPGQLMPIMEDEHGTYIMNSKDLRAVEQVEKLTRIGVDSLKVEGRTKSLYYVARTAQTYRRAIDDAVAGRPFNPQLISELEGLANRGYTSGFLERRPANDYQNYETGHSVATRSQFVGEVKGVADGWAEVETKNRFAVGDWIEIITPQGNRTVQLQVMKNAEGQSIDVAAGNPLRVWIPVEGPAERGLIARLADAPLASQV; encoded by the coding sequence ATGACGCTGAAATCCCCCGAATTGCTGCTGCCCGCGGGCAGCCTGGACAAGATGCGCGCGGCCTACGACTTCGGTGCCGACGCGGTCTACGCCGGCCAGCCGCGCTATAGCCTGCGTGCGCGCAACAACGAATTCCGCCTGGAACAGATCGCCACCGGCATTGCCGAGGCGCACGCGCGCGGCAAGAAATTCTTCGTCACCAGCAACCTGATCGCCCACAACGACAAGCTGCGCACCTACCTGCGCGATCTGGAGCCCGTGGTCGCGCTGAAGCCCGACGCGCTCATCATGGCCGATGCCGGCCTCATCATGCTGGTGCGCGAGAAGTGGCCGCACATCCCCATCCACCTGAGCGTGCAGGCCAACACCACCAACTGGGCGGCGGTGAAGTTCTGGCAGAACATGGGCGTGGCGCGCATCATCCTCTCGCGCGAACTCAGCCTGGCCGAAGTCGAGCAGATCCGCCAGGAATGCCCCGACATGGAGCTGGAAGTGTTTGTGCACGGCGCGCTGTGCATTGCCTACAGCGGGCGCTGCCTGCTGTCAGGCTACTTCAACCGGCGCGACCCCAACCAGGGCACCTGCACCAACGCCTGCCGCTGGAACTACAAGACGATGGACGCCGACGTCGACCCCAACACGGGTGAGGCTTTGGCGCGCGGTGATCGGCTGGCAGGCTTCAGCTTCAGCGGCGAGCAGGAACAAGCGGAACAGTCCACCTGCGGCAACGGCCAGCGCCACCCCGCCGCCGACAAGGTGTACCTGATCGAGGAAGAAGGCCGCCCCGGCCAGCTCATGCCGATCATGGAAGATGAGCACGGCACCTACATCATGAACAGCAAGGACTTGCGCGCGGTGGAGCAGGTCGAGAAGCTGACCAGGATCGGCGTCGATTCGCTCAAGGTTGAAGGCCGCACCAAGAGCCTGTACTACGTGGCCCGCACCGCGCAAACCTACCGCCGCGCCATCGACGACGCGGTGGCCGGCCGCCCGTTCAACCCGCAGCTGATCAGCGAGCTGGAAGGCTTGGCCAACCGGGGCTACACCAGCGGCTTTCTGGAGCGGCGCCCCGCCAACGATTACCAGAACTATGAAACCGGCCACTCGGTCGCCACGCGCAGCCAGTTCGTGGGCGAAGTCAAGGGCGTGGCCGACGGCTGGGCCGAGGTCGAAACCAAGAACCGCTTTGCCGTGGGCGACTGGATCGAGATCATCACGCCGCAAGGCAACCGCACCGTGCAGTTGCAGGTCATGAAGAACGCCGAAGGCCAGTCGATCGACGTGGCCGCCGGCAACCCGCTGCGGGTGTGGATCCCGGTCGAGGGCCCCGCCGAACGCGGCTTGATTGCCCGCCTGGCCGACGCGCCGCTGGCATCCCAGGTTTGA
- the thiS gene encoding sulfur carrier protein ThiS yields MPEPSMPADISIRLDGAPRSLPAGTTLADLVDQLGHAPQGVGTAVNGEFVARAARAGRVLADGDTVLLFQPIVGG; encoded by the coding sequence ATGCCTGAGCCATCGATGCCGGCCGACATCTCGATCCGCCTCGACGGTGCGCCGCGATCGCTGCCGGCCGGCACCACGCTGGCCGACCTGGTCGATCAGCTGGGCCACGCGCCGCAGGGCGTCGGCACGGCGGTCAACGGTGAATTCGTCGCCCGCGCAGCGCGTGCGGGCCGCGTGCTGGCCGACGGCGACACCGTGCTGCTGTTTCAGCCCATCGTGGGCGGATAG
- a CDS encoding FAD-dependent oxidoreductase — translation MADRLRIGIAGAGLLGRLLAWRLSQAGHRVSVFDPAVDERAVVRSQAPEPYVPTAAGFTAAGMLSPLSELDNAEPAVAALGWRSLALWPKIAAALPGSPTVTVGGSLLVAHRPDLGAAQRVLARMQAAAATPEWRAASPAEGVQTLHAQALREMEPSIQGPAHAWLLPGEGFVDTVAMMNALYSGADGADWHWGQRVLAVEAGEGGGTLRLADGRVLAFDAVIDVRGIGAKPELSVRGVRGEVIWLDCAGHGLTRPVRLLHPRHRVYIVPRSAHDVLVGASEIESEDRSPVSLRSAVELMAAAHSVVPALAEARIVKMDVNLRPALPDNNPRIEHSGRLLRINGLFRHGWLLAPALLEQAARQVSWLGLASPFYGVANAGALAATDA, via the coding sequence ATGGCTGATCGACTGCGCATCGGCATTGCGGGCGCCGGCCTGCTCGGCCGACTGCTGGCGTGGCGCCTGTCGCAGGCCGGCCACCGCGTGTCGGTGTTCGACCCCGCAGTCGATGAGCGGGCTGTCGTGCGCAGCCAGGCGCCCGAACCCTACGTGCCCACGGCGGCGGGGTTTACGGCGGCGGGCATGCTCAGTCCGCTGTCAGAGCTGGACAACGCCGAGCCCGCCGTGGCAGCGCTGGGGTGGCGTTCGCTAGCGCTGTGGCCGAAGATCGCGGCGGCCTTGCCGGGCTCGCCCACGGTGACGGTCGGCGGCAGCCTGCTGGTGGCGCACCGGCCCGACCTGGGGGCCGCGCAGCGCGTGCTGGCGCGTATGCAGGCGGCGGCGGCCACGCCGGAGTGGCGCGCCGCCAGCCCGGCCGAAGGTGTGCAGACGTTGCATGCGCAGGCCTTGCGTGAGATGGAACCATCAATACAGGGGCCCGCCCACGCCTGGCTGCTACCGGGCGAAGGCTTCGTCGACACGGTGGCGATGATGAATGCTCTTTATTCAGGAGCAGACGGCGCAGACTGGCATTGGGGTCAACGCGTATTGGCCGTTGAAGCGGGCGAAGGCGGCGGCACACTTCGGCTGGCCGATGGCCGCGTGCTGGCCTTTGACGCGGTGATAGACGTGCGCGGCATCGGTGCCAAGCCTGAGCTGTCGGTGCGCGGCGTGCGCGGCGAAGTGATCTGGCTTGACTGCGCGGGTCACGGCCTCACGCGCCCGGTGCGCCTGCTGCACCCGCGCCATCGCGTGTACATCGTGCCGCGCAGTGCGCACGACGTGCTGGTGGGCGCCAGCGAGATCGAGAGCGAAGACCGATCCCCCGTCAGCCTGCGCAGCGCTGTCGAACTGATGGCCGCCGCGCACAGCGTGGTGCCCGCGCTGGCCGAGGCGCGCATCGTGAAGATGGACGTCAACCTGCGCCCCGCGCTGCCCGACAACAACCCGCGCATCGAACACAGCGGCCGCCTGCTGCGCATCAACGGCCTGTTCCGCCACGGCTGGCTGCTGGCGCCGGCGCTGCTGGAGCAGGCCGCGCGGCAAGTGTCGTGGCTGGGTTTGGCGTCACCCTTCTATGGCGTGGCGAATGCAGGTGCGCTGGCGGCCACCGACGCATGA
- a CDS encoding transglutaminase domain-containing protein: MNPVRRAFMGRSAGLALAAVIPGAALAQSAASSIPARQFQPQAGDWRTFDVTTRVDLIAGNGPARLWIPLPSVETPWQQGLGDSFVSNGQARLAHDGAQGVRMLAVDFAAGQPQPFAEVTSRVRTQSRAAAAPGARVAEDRDTLRHATQATRWLPTDGIVRETALQATRGARGDEAKARAIYDWVVANAYREPKVRGCGEGDIKTMLETGNLGGKCADLNALFVGLCRAAGLPARDVYGIRLAPSAFGYRELGGNPASLKGAQHCRAEVYLQARGWTAMDPADVAKVMRQETPDWIKRSDHPLVAPVNRGLFGGWEGNWMGYNTAHDVRLPGSPGEPMPFFMYPVAENADGRLDSYAPDDFKYQITAREVVG, translated from the coding sequence ATGAACCCCGTTCGCCGCGCCTTCATGGGGCGCTCGGCAGGCCTTGCGTTGGCCGCCGTCATTCCCGGCGCCGCCTTGGCGCAATCCGCCGCATCGTCCATCCCCGCACGCCAGTTCCAGCCGCAGGCCGGCGACTGGCGCACCTTCGACGTCACCACCCGCGTCGACCTGATCGCCGGCAACGGCCCCGCGCGGCTGTGGATTCCGCTGCCTTCGGTCGAAACGCCGTGGCAGCAGGGCCTGGGCGACAGCTTTGTCAGCAATGGCCAGGCGCGGCTGGCGCACGACGGTGCCCAGGGCGTGCGCATGCTGGCGGTTGACTTCGCCGCCGGCCAGCCGCAGCCGTTTGCCGAGGTGACCAGCCGTGTGCGCACCCAAAGCCGCGCCGCCGCCGCGCCCGGCGCGCGCGTGGCCGAAGACCGCGACACGCTGCGCCACGCCACGCAGGCCACCCGCTGGCTGCCCACCGACGGCATCGTGCGCGAAACGGCCCTGCAGGCCACGCGCGGCGCCCGCGGCGACGAAGCCAAGGCGCGCGCCATCTACGACTGGGTGGTGGCCAACGCCTACCGCGAGCCCAAGGTGCGCGGCTGCGGCGAAGGCGACATCAAGACCATGCTGGAAACCGGCAACCTGGGCGGCAAGTGCGCCGACCTGAACGCGCTGTTCGTCGGCCTGTGTCGCGCCGCCGGCCTGCCCGCGCGCGACGTGTACGGCATTCGCCTGGCGCCCTCGGCCTTCGGCTACCGCGAACTGGGCGGCAACCCGGCCAGCCTGAAGGGCGCGCAGCATTGCCGCGCCGAGGTTTATCTGCAGGCGCGCGGCTGGACGGCGATGGACCCGGCCGACGTGGCCAAGGTGATGCGGCAGGAAACGCCCGACTGGATCAAGCGCAGCGACCACCCGCTGGTCGCCCCCGTCAACCGCGGCCTGTTCGGCGGCTGGGAAGGCAACTGGATGGGCTACAACACCGCGCACGACGTGCGGCTGCCCGGCAGCCCCGGCGAGCCGATGCCCTTCTTCATGTACCCCGTGGCCGAAAACGCCGACGGCCGGCTGGACAGCTATGCGCCCGACGACTTCAAGTACCAGATCACGGCGCGCGAGGTGGTGGGCTGA
- a CDS encoding TlpA family protein disulfide reductase, whose translation MTRRARRAIDRRTCLTALGAAPLGLLWPQAVRAQFQREPVSWPAGRAPVLDAVDVQGRRWNAAALQGKAVVLNFWATWCAPCKEEMPTLQTLHDLADPQLVVLAVNVREPAPRVARYMQSAGLSMPVLLDPDGAMAKAWGVKVYPSTLLIDTRGRPRERVTGAVDWTGGDAQRWIAALR comes from the coding sequence ATGACGCGTCGGGCCCGTCGCGCCATCGACAGGCGCACATGCCTTACGGCCCTGGGTGCCGCGCCGCTGGGTCTGCTGTGGCCGCAGGCCGTGCGGGCGCAGTTCCAGCGCGAGCCGGTGTCGTGGCCGGCCGGGCGCGCGCCAGTGCTCGACGCGGTCGACGTGCAGGGCCGGCGCTGGAACGCCGCCGCGCTGCAGGGCAAGGCGGTGGTGCTCAACTTCTGGGCCACCTGGTGCGCGCCGTGCAAGGAAGAAATGCCCACGCTGCAGACCCTGCACGACCTGGCCGACCCGCAGCTGGTGGTGCTGGCCGTCAACGTGCGCGAGCCGGCGCCGCGCGTGGCGCGCTATATGCAGTCGGCCGGCTTGTCGATGCCGGTGCTGCTGGACCCGGACGGCGCCATGGCCAAGGCCTGGGGCGTCAAGGTCTACCCCAGCACGCTGCTGATCGACACCCGTGGGCGCCCGCGCGAACGCGTGACCGGCGCCGTCGACTGGACCGGCGGCGACGCCCAGCGCTGGATCGCCGCGCTGCGATAA
- the alaS gene encoding alanine--tRNA ligase — MSVADIRKSFLDFFESKGHTVVPSSPLVPGNDPTLMFTNSGMVQFKDVFLGTDKRPYVRAASVQACLRAGGKHNDLENVGYTARHHTFFEMLGNWSFGDYFKKESIEWGWELLTKVYGLPAERLLATVYQEDDEAYDIWTKTIGLPPERVIRIGDNKGGRYKSDNFWMMADTGPCGPCSEIFYDHGPHIPGGPPGSPEEDGDRFIEIWNHVFMQFEMHEDGSVTKLPAPCVDTGMGLERLAAILQHVHSNYEIDLFERLIAEAGKATGCTDLSNPSLKVIADHIRATSFLVSDGVIPSNEGRGYVQRRIIRRAIRHGYKLGQKKPFFHKLVAPLVELMGAAYPRLQAEAKRVEEVLKAEEERFYETLANGMEILDDALIAGRKELPGHVAFKLHDTYGFPLDLTQDVCRERGVTVDVAGFDEAMAAQKAAGRAAGKFKMDKALDYGGAANVFTGYDELAHASKVVAIYVDGTSASGLKQGESGVVVLDTTPFYAESGGQVGDQGQLLAEGVVFGVEDTQKIKADVYGHHGVLTQGTLKVGDTVDARVDQATRAATMRNHSVTHLMHKALREVLGAHVQQKGSLVDAEKTRFDFAHNAPVTPAQITEIERRVNEEILQNAATDASVMDLDSAQKSGAMMLFGEKYGETVRVLTIGSSKELCGGTHVGRTGDIGQFKITSEGGVAAGVRRIEAITGANALQYTQGLESSLHSVAATLRTPPAEVQARLGQVLDQVKALEKEIAQLKGKLASSQGDELVNQAVDVNGLKVLAARLEGADAKTLRETMDKLKDKLKTAAIVLAAVEGDKVQLAAGVTKDAVGKVKAGELVNFVAQQVGGKGGGKPDMAMAGGTDASGLPKALQSVQAWVAERA, encoded by the coding sequence ATGTCCGTCGCCGACATCCGTAAGTCCTTCCTCGACTTTTTTGAAAGCAAGGGCCACACCGTCGTGCCCTCATCGCCTTTGGTGCCCGGCAACGACCCCACGCTGATGTTCACCAACAGCGGCATGGTGCAGTTCAAGGACGTGTTCCTGGGCACCGACAAGCGCCCCTACGTGCGCGCGGCCAGCGTGCAGGCCTGCCTGCGCGCGGGCGGCAAGCACAACGACCTTGAAAACGTGGGCTACACCGCGCGCCACCACACCTTCTTCGAAATGCTGGGCAACTGGTCGTTTGGTGACTACTTTAAAAAAGAGAGCATCGAATGGGGCTGGGAGCTGCTGACCAAGGTCTACGGCCTGCCGGCCGAGCGGCTGCTGGCCACGGTGTACCAGGAAGATGACGAGGCCTACGACATCTGGACCAAAACCATCGGCCTGCCGCCCGAGCGCGTGATCCGCATTGGCGACAACAAGGGCGGCCGCTACAAAAGCGACAACTTCTGGATGATGGCAGACACCGGCCCCTGCGGCCCGTGCTCTGAAATCTTCTACGACCACGGCCCGCACATCCCCGGCGGTCCGCCTGGATCGCCCGAGGAAGACGGCGACCGCTTCATCGAGATCTGGAACCACGTGTTCATGCAGTTCGAGATGCACGAAGACGGCAGCGTCACCAAGCTGCCCGCGCCCTGCGTCGACACCGGCATGGGCCTGGAGCGTCTGGCCGCCATCCTGCAGCACGTGCACAGCAACTACGAGATCGATCTGTTCGAGCGGCTGATTGCCGAAGCGGGCAAGGCGACCGGCTGCACCGACCTTTCCAATCCTTCGCTGAAAGTCATCGCCGATCACATCCGCGCCACGTCTTTCCTGGTCAGCGATGGTGTGATTCCGTCGAACGAAGGGCGCGGCTACGTGCAGCGCCGCATCATCCGCCGCGCGATTCGCCATGGCTACAAGCTGGGGCAGAAGAAGCCCTTTTTCCATAAGCTGGTGGCGCCGCTGGTTGAACTGATGGGCGCGGCCTATCCGCGTTTGCAGGCCGAGGCGAAGCGGGTCGAGGAGGTGTTGAAAGCCGAGGAAGAGCGCTTTTACGAAACGCTGGCCAACGGCATGGAAATCCTGGACGACGCACTGATCGCCGGTCGCAAGGAACTGCCTGGCCACGTTGCCTTCAAGCTGCACGACACCTACGGCTTCCCGCTCGATCTGACGCAGGACGTGTGCCGCGAGCGCGGCGTGACGGTGGATGTGGCGGGCTTCGACGAAGCCATGGCGGCGCAGAAGGCTGCGGGTCGCGCGGCGGGCAAGTTCAAGATGGACAAGGCGCTGGACTACGGCGGCGCGGCCAACGTCTTCACGGGCTACGACGAACTGGCGCATGCTAGCAAAGTGGTAGCGATCTACGTTGATGGAACTAGCGCCAGCGGCCTGAAGCAAGGTGAAAGCGGCGTCGTCGTGCTCGACACCACGCCGTTCTATGCCGAAAGCGGCGGTCAGGTCGGCGACCAGGGTCAGTTGCTGGCCGAAGGCGTGGTGTTCGGCGTGGAAGACACGCAGAAGATCAAGGCCGACGTGTACGGCCATCACGGCGTGCTGACGCAAGGCACGCTGAAGGTGGGCGACACGGTGGACGCGCGCGTCGACCAGGCCACGCGCGCCGCCACCATGCGCAACCACAGCGTCACGCACCTGATGCACAAGGCGCTGCGCGAGGTGCTGGGCGCGCACGTGCAGCAAAAGGGCTCGCTGGTGGATGCCGAGAAGACGCGCTTTGACTTCGCGCACAACGCGCCCGTCACGCCCGCGCAGATCACCGAGATCGAGCGCCGCGTGAACGAGGAAATCCTGCAGAACGCCGCCACGGATGCCTCCGTGATGGACCTGGACAGCGCGCAGAAAAGCGGCGCCATGATGCTGTTTGGCGAGAAGTACGGCGAGACCGTGCGCGTGCTCACCATCGGCTCCAGCAAGGAACTGTGCGGCGGCACGCACGTGGGTCGCACGGGCGACATCGGCCAGTTCAAGATCACCAGCGAAGGCGGCGTGGCCGCGGGCGTGCGCCGCATCGAGGCGATCACCGGCGCCAACGCCTTGCAGTACACGCAGGGCCTGGAATCCAGCCTGCACAGCGTGGCGGCCACGCTTCGCACGCCGCCGGCAGAGGTGCAGGCGCGCCTGGGCCAGGTGCTCGATCAAGTCAAAGCGCTGGAGAAAGAGATTGCGCAGCTCAAGGGCAAGCTGGCCTCATCGCAGGGTGACGAACTGGTCAACCAAGCGGTCGATGTGAACGGCCTCAAAGTGCTGGCCGCGCGGCTGGAGGGCGCCGACGCCAAGACGCTGCGCGAGACCATGGACAAGCTCAAGGACAAGCTGAAAACCGCCGCCATCGTGCTGGCCGCCGTCGAGGGCGACAAGGTGCAGCTGGCCGCGGGCGTCACGAAGGACGCGGTTGGGAAAGTCAAGGCCGGCGAGCTGGTCAACTTCGTCGCCCAGCAGGTGGGCGGCAAGGGCGGCGGCAAGCCCGACATGGCGATGGCCGGCGGCACCGATGCGTCGGGCCTGCCCAAGGCGCTGCAAAGCGTGCAGGCGTGGGTGGCCGAGCGGGCCTGA
- a CDS encoding type II toxin-antitoxin system VapC family toxin has product MKLPDTNLLIHAANPRSPDHAIARHALDEAVQEPTGIGLAWLPLVGFLRVSTMARVMPNPLTVAEALADVQGWLNHPNARLLQPGVRHMDILARLLLECGTAGNLTNDAHIAAIAIEHNAEVLTFDRDFAKFTGLRYQLLS; this is encoded by the coding sequence ATGAAACTGCCTGACACCAATTTGCTGATTCACGCGGCCAACCCGCGCAGCCCGGACCATGCGATCGCCCGCCACGCGCTGGACGAAGCGGTGCAAGAGCCAACCGGCATCGGCTTGGCATGGCTGCCGCTGGTGGGCTTTCTGCGTGTGTCGACGATGGCGCGTGTCATGCCCAATCCGCTGACCGTCGCCGAGGCGCTGGCCGACGTGCAAGGATGGCTAAATCATCCCAATGCGCGCTTGTTGCAGCCGGGTGTGCGCCATATGGATATCCTCGCACGCCTGCTGCTGGAATGCGGCACCGCAGGCAACCTGACCAACGACGCCCACATCGCCGCCATCGCCATCGAACACAACGCCGAAGTGCTGACCTTCGACCGCGACTTCGCCAAATTCACTGGCCTCCGCTATCAATTACTGAGCTGA
- a CDS encoding type II toxin-antitoxin system prevent-host-death family antitoxin, with protein sequence MTTAAVGLFEAKTRLSEYVARAEAGEEVIIMRHNKPVAKIVPLHAKGEPERVDIPPFIQRTHDMGVPKVDLRQLNKLLGEMDVEEFLKLQARLEAERQQREP encoded by the coding sequence ATGACCACCGCTGCCGTTGGCCTGTTCGAGGCCAAAACCCGCTTGAGCGAATACGTCGCCCGCGCCGAGGCAGGCGAGGAAGTGATCATCATGCGCCACAACAAGCCGGTGGCGAAGATCGTGCCTTTGCATGCCAAGGGTGAGCCAGAACGCGTGGACATTCCGCCGTTCATCCAGCGTACCCATGACATGGGCGTGCCGAAAGTGGATCTGCGTCAACTCAACAAGTTGCTGGGCGAGATGGATGTTGAAGAGTTTCTCAAGTTGCAGGCGCGGCTGGAGGCCGAGCGGCAGCAGCGCGAGCCTTGA
- a CDS encoding antibiotic biosynthesis monooxygenase, giving the protein MIAVIFELWPAEGQGDRYFDMVAGLREDLAGIDGFISVERFESVSTPGKFVSLSFWRDEAAVPVWRNQPPHRAGQAEGRASVFSDYRLRVAQVLRDYGPRERTQAPRDSNTHPLGVAA; this is encoded by the coding sequence GTGATCGCCGTTATCTTTGAACTCTGGCCCGCCGAAGGCCAGGGCGACCGCTACTTCGACATGGTGGCAGGCCTGCGCGAAGACCTCGCTGGCATCGATGGCTTCATCTCGGTCGAGCGCTTTGAAAGTGTCAGTACGCCAGGCAAGTTCGTCTCGCTATCGTTCTGGCGCGACGAGGCCGCCGTGCCCGTGTGGCGCAACCAGCCGCCGCACCGCGCCGGGCAAGCCGAGGGTCGCGCCAGTGTCTTTTCCGACTATCGCCTGCGCGTGGCGCAGGTGCTGCGCGACTACGGCCCGCGCGAACGCACGCAGGCACCGCGCGATTCCAACACCCACCCTCTCGGAGTTGCCGCATGA